One genomic segment of Oncorhynchus masou masou isolate Uvic2021 chromosome 16, UVic_Omas_1.1, whole genome shotgun sequence includes these proteins:
- the sesn1 gene encoding sestrin-1 isoform X2 has protein sequence MKHATAATETIENDSFTVTDVFKICTRCERLSKKDFGVRIPRPLGNGPSRFIPEKEILQVSKVDPRTQSIFEDAFAALGRLDNISLVMGFHPQYLESFLRTQHYLLQMDGPLSLHYRHYIGIMAAARHQCSYLVNLHVNDFLQVGGDSKWLNGLDGAPQKLQALGELNKILAHRPWLLTKAHIAHLLKAEEHSWSLAELIHAVVLLTHYHSLASFTFGCGITPEIHSDGGHTFRPPSLSQYCVCDIANGNGHSHLEERRGNHQVSEVSGEVEVLMERMKQLQECRDEEEASQEEMATRFEREKTESMLVATAEDEECVPSRDVSRLFEDPSYGYKDFSRRGEHVPTFRVQDYSWEDHGYSLVNRLYPDVGQLLDEKFQMAYNLTYNTMAMHKDVDTTMLRRAIWNYIHCMFGIRYDDYDYGEINQLLDRSFKVYIKTMVCSPEKTTKRMYESFWRQFQHSEKVHVNLLLMEARMQAELLYALRAITRYMT, from the exons ATGAAGCACGCAACTGCAGCAACAGAAACCATTGAAAATGATTCATTTACAGTGACAGACGTATTTAAAATATGCACTCGGTGTGAACGGCTAAGCAAAAAG GACTTTGGAGTTCGAATCCCAAGACCCCTGGGAAATGGACCAAGTAGATTTATCCCTGAAAAAGAG ATCCTTCAAGTCAGTAAAGTAGACCCCAGGACACAATCGATATTTGAGGACGCATTCGCAGCACTGGGTCGCCTTGACAACATCTCCTTGGTGATGGGCTTCCACCCACAATACCTGGAGAGCTTTCTGAGGACACAGCACTACCTGCTGCAGATGGACGGGCCCTTATCCCTGCACTACCGCCACTACATAGGCATCATG GCTGCAGCCAGACACCAGTGTTCCTACCTGGTCAACCTGCACGTCAACGACTTTCTCCAGGTGGGAGGGGACTCCAAGTGGCTGAATGGCCTGGACGGAGCCCCACAGAAGCTGCAGGCCCTCGGGGAGCTCAACAAGATCCTGGCCCACCGGCCCTGGCTCCTCACCAAGGCACACATCGCG CACCTGCTGAAGGCTGAAGAACACAGCTGGTCCCTGGCTGAGCTGATCCATGCTGTGGTGCTCCTCACACACTACCACTCCCTGGCCTCCTTTACCTTCGGGTGTGGCATCACCCCCGAGATCCACAGTGACGGGGGGCACACCTTCAGACCCCCCTCCCTCAGCCAGTACTGTGTCTGCGACATCGCCAATGGCAACGGTCACAgccacctggaggagaggagaggcaatcACCAG gtgtcAGAGGTGTCTGGTGAGGTGGAGGTGCTGATGGAGAGGATGAAGCAGCTGCAGGAGTGTCGTGATGAAGAGGAAGCCAGTCAGGAGGAGATGGCCACCCGCTTTGAGAGGGAGAAGACTGAGAGCATGCTGGTGGCCACGGCAGAGGACGAGGAGTGTGTGCCATCCAGAGACGTATCCAGGCTCTTTGAAGACCCCAGCTACGGCTACAAGGACTTTTCCAGGAGAGGAGAACATGTACCCACCTTCAGAGTGCAG GACTACAGTTGGGAGGACCACGGCTACTCCCTGGTGAACCGTCTGTACCCTGACGTTGGTCAGCTGCTGGATGAGAAGTTCCAGATGGCCTACAACCTGACCTACAACACCATGGCCATGCACAAAGATGTGGACACCACCATGCTGCGCAGGGCTATCTGGAACTACATCCACTGCATGTTCGGCATCAG GTATGATGACTATGACTACGGGGAGATTAACCAGCTGTTGGACCGCAGCTTTAAGGTCTACATTAAGACCATGGTGTGCAGTCCAGAGAAAACCACCAAACGAATGTACGAGAGCTTCTGGAGACAG